One genomic window of Marinobacter adhaerens HP15 includes the following:
- a CDS encoding ABC transporter ATP-binding protein, with amino-acid sequence MPVFFDVSNLDVRIGDTTILQNLNLGFGEGEVTALLGHNGSGKSTLLKVLARQLAPSTGNVRLLGKSFRSTGAREFARNVGYLPQHPPGTDGLTVRELVALGRYPWRGPLGRYNEEDHRLITRAIEDTGLGQFQHRSVDTLSGGERQRAWIAMLLAQQTRCLLLDEPISALDVKHQVETLRLVHRLAEQRDLTVIVVLHDVDLAARFCDRLVALKSGQLVADGSPRDIMDSGILESIYGVPMGVMERAPGQWVSYVH; translated from the coding sequence ATGCCTGTTTTCTTCGACGTTTCCAATCTTGATGTCCGCATTGGAGACACCACCATACTTCAGAACCTGAACCTCGGTTTCGGTGAGGGTGAGGTAACAGCCCTGCTCGGGCATAACGGCTCCGGCAAGTCCACTCTGCTCAAGGTGCTTGCCCGCCAGCTTGCACCCTCAACCGGCAATGTCCGGCTTCTGGGCAAATCCTTCCGGAGCACGGGTGCACGGGAATTTGCCCGCAATGTGGGCTACCTGCCCCAGCATCCGCCAGGAACCGACGGTTTGACGGTTCGCGAGCTGGTTGCCCTGGGGCGCTACCCCTGGCGCGGACCGCTGGGACGCTATAACGAGGAAGACCACCGGCTGATAACCCGGGCCATTGAGGACACCGGACTCGGCCAGTTCCAGCATCGCTCTGTCGACACGCTCTCCGGTGGTGAACGCCAGCGCGCGTGGATTGCCATGCTGCTGGCTCAGCAAACACGATGCCTGCTGCTGGATGAGCCCATATCCGCCCTGGATGTAAAACATCAGGTGGAAACCCTGCGCCTGGTCCATCGTCTCGCAGAACAGCGGGATCTTACGGTTATCGTGGTGCTGCACGACGTGGATCTGGCGGCCCGGTTCTGCGACCGTCTGGTCGCTCTGAAATCCGGGCAACTGGTTGCCGATGGCAGCCCCCGGGACATCATGGATTCCGGCATCCTGGAATCCATATATGGCGTGCCCATGGGCGTGATGGAGCGCGCGCCCGGACAGTGGGTCTCCTATGTTCACTAG
- a CDS encoding YaiI/YqxD family protein produces the protein MPIWVDADACPVPIREILCRAATRWQIDTTFIANHAITLPPSPYIKRRQVPQGFDVADNEIMDQMHEGDLVITQDIPLAAEAIEKGADVFNPRGQAFTKENIRQRLAMRNFMEEMRNAGQVTGGPAPFRQTDRKEFADKLDRWLQRNKRS, from the coding sequence ATGCCAATCTGGGTCGACGCCGACGCCTGCCCCGTTCCAATCCGGGAGATCCTCTGCCGCGCCGCCACCCGCTGGCAAATCGACACCACCTTCATTGCCAACCACGCCATCACCCTGCCACCGAGCCCTTACATCAAGCGCCGACAGGTCCCCCAGGGCTTTGATGTGGCCGACAACGAAATCATGGACCAGATGCACGAAGGCGATCTCGTGATCACGCAGGACATCCCCCTGGCCGCCGAAGCCATTGAAAAAGGCGCCGACGTATTCAATCCACGCGGCCAGGCCTTCACCAAAGAGAATATTCGCCAGCGCCTGGCCATGCGCAACTTTATGGAAGAAATGCGCAATGCCGGCCAGGTCACCGGAGGCCCCGCCCCTTTCAGGCAGACCGACCGCAAGGAATTTGCCGACAAGCTTGACCGCTGGCTGCAAAGAAACAAACGCAGTTGA
- a CDS encoding histidine phosphatase family protein, with translation MLARSILTAFLAVAMCFSVSAADNNEEAWEALRDGRAVLMLRHALAPGTGDPGNFDINDCSTQRNLNDVGREQARAWKPFLADHGITEARVFSSQWCRCMDTATGMDMGKVTEWPSLNSFFRNRGDGPAQTRQTIALVNELEDGAPVIMVSHQVNITGLTGIFPSSNEGAIIALPLSEDPTVLARVSPGR, from the coding sequence ATGCTTGCCAGATCTATCCTAACCGCATTTCTGGCGGTCGCCATGTGTTTCAGCGTTTCCGCCGCCGATAACAACGAAGAAGCCTGGGAGGCTCTGAGAGACGGGCGGGCTGTTCTGATGCTCCGCCATGCCTTGGCGCCTGGAACCGGTGATCCGGGCAACTTTGATATCAACGATTGCAGCACCCAGCGGAATCTGAACGACGTCGGTCGTGAGCAGGCTCGGGCGTGGAAGCCGTTTCTGGCGGACCATGGTATTACGGAGGCGCGGGTGTTCAGCAGTCAGTGGTGCCGTTGCATGGATACCGCAACCGGGATGGACATGGGGAAGGTAACGGAGTGGCCGTCGCTGAATTCTTTCTTTCGCAATCGTGGCGATGGTCCGGCGCAGACGCGGCAGACGATTGCTCTGGTGAATGAGTTGGAGGACGGGGCACCGGTGATCATGGTGTCGCATCAGGTGAACATTACTGGCCTGACCGGGATTTTCCCATCGTCGAACGAGGGCGCGATTATCGCTTTGCCTCTGTCGGAAGATCCGACGGTGCTGGCGAGGGTCTCGCCCGGGCGTTGA
- a CDS encoding DUF2897 family protein: MPAIGWIFIVVALALIVGSLMILRDNAHSMKISDEKMKKIQARKAEIEAEESAEDREW, from the coding sequence ATGCCAGCCATAGGATGGATATTCATAGTTGTTGCCCTTGCCTTGATCGTGGGCAGCCTGATGATACTGCGTGACAATGCCCACAGCATGAAAATCTCCGATGAAAAGATGAAGAAAATCCAGGCCCGGAAGGCGGAGATCGAGGCCGAGGAGAGCGCCGAAGACAGAGAGTGGTAG
- a CDS encoding copper chaperone PCu(A)C, whose protein sequence is MKYCLSVFVLALALVAPTAFAHDYSHGPVTVDHPWSRPTPPGTPMGVGYMSISNSGSSDITLVGAATPRAGNVSIHETSMHDGVMRMAPVKGGLAIPAGTTVELKPHSFHLMLEKLKSPLREGESIPLTLTFEGADEMQVELNVESLDGEMMKSESMDHSGKSMDHSGH, encoded by the coding sequence ATGAAGTATTGCCTGAGCGTGTTTGTGCTGGCACTGGCCCTGGTTGCCCCGACAGCATTTGCCCATGATTACAGCCATGGCCCGGTCACGGTCGATCATCCCTGGAGTCGGCCTACACCGCCTGGCACGCCCATGGGCGTGGGTTACATGAGTATCTCCAACAGCGGCAGCAGTGATATCACCCTGGTTGGGGCCGCAACCCCGAGGGCAGGTAACGTATCGATCCATGAGACCAGCATGCACGATGGTGTAATGCGAATGGCACCGGTCAAGGGCGGGCTCGCCATACCGGCAGGTACCACCGTGGAGTTGAAGCCCCACAGCTTTCACCTGATGCTGGAGAAACTGAAAAGTCCGTTGCGCGAGGGTGAGAGCATTCCCTTGACCCTGACTTTTGAGGGTGCCGACGAAATGCAGGTTGAGCTGAATGTCGAGTCGCTGGATGGCGAGATGATGAAAAGCGAGAGCATGGATCACTCGGGCAAAAGTATGGACCACAGCGGACACTGA
- a CDS encoding ABC transporter ATP-binding protein, whose amino-acid sequence MSSHSHQTTSSFAALARLLRYARGYRRQIIAATTCSIINKLFDIAPEILIGVAIDVVVNQEESFVAGLGFETAQEQITILAVLTFFIWAGESLFEYLFQILWRNLAQRLQSDLRQDAYEHAQRLDMSFFEARSSGQLVATMNDDVNQLERFLDGGANAMIQVLVTVVAVGAVFFVLSPLIALLAFTPIPLIIWGAFYFQRKAGPLYADVREKVGDLSSRLANNLGGIATIKSFTAEQREAKRLKESSEAYVEANRRAIRISSAFIPVIRMAILAGFLATFTVGGMMALEGNLNVGAYGVLVFLTQRLLWPLTGLAEVIDLFERAMASTRRILDLLAEPVHVRDEGGKALAEPVKGDVELDKVSFHYPSSGAGIQDISLTVPAGNTLALVGATGSGKSTLIKLLLRFYDPSNGQIRIDGQPIRDLNLQSLRGAIGLVSQDVYLFEGTIRENLAYGNPAASDTEIIDAAKTAEAWSFIEALPEGLNTPVGERGVRLSGGQRQRLSLARALLKNPPILVLDEATSAVDNETEAAIQRSLKRIGHNRTVIMIAHRLSTIVDADSIAVIEGGKVLEQGTHRELLDQDGAYANQWRVQTGQIQAAI is encoded by the coding sequence ATGTCCTCACACAGCCACCAAACCACCAGCAGCTTTGCTGCGCTGGCCCGCCTGCTGAGATACGCCCGGGGATATCGCCGACAGATCATCGCTGCCACCACCTGCTCGATCATCAACAAACTCTTTGATATTGCCCCGGAAATCCTGATCGGTGTCGCCATTGATGTGGTCGTCAACCAGGAAGAGAGCTTTGTGGCTGGCCTCGGCTTTGAAACGGCCCAGGAGCAAATCACCATTCTGGCCGTACTCACCTTTTTCATCTGGGCCGGCGAATCCCTGTTCGAATACCTGTTCCAGATCCTGTGGCGCAACCTCGCCCAGCGTTTGCAGTCGGACCTCCGGCAGGATGCCTACGAACATGCCCAGCGCCTCGACATGAGCTTCTTCGAGGCCCGCAGCTCCGGCCAACTGGTGGCCACCATGAACGACGACGTGAACCAGCTCGAGCGCTTCCTCGACGGCGGCGCCAACGCCATGATTCAGGTGCTGGTAACCGTGGTCGCCGTCGGCGCCGTATTCTTCGTGCTCTCGCCGCTCATTGCACTGCTCGCATTCACCCCCATTCCCCTGATTATCTGGGGCGCCTTCTACTTCCAGCGCAAAGCGGGGCCGCTCTACGCCGACGTTCGTGAAAAAGTGGGTGACCTGTCCAGCCGGCTGGCCAACAATCTGGGCGGCATCGCCACCATCAAGAGCTTTACCGCTGAACAGCGAGAGGCAAAGCGTCTGAAAGAAAGCAGCGAAGCCTACGTGGAGGCCAACCGCCGGGCCATCCGCATCAGCTCTGCGTTTATTCCGGTGATCCGGATGGCCATTCTGGCCGGCTTCCTGGCCACCTTCACGGTGGGGGGCATGATGGCCCTTGAAGGAAACCTGAACGTGGGTGCCTATGGCGTTCTGGTCTTTCTTACCCAGCGCTTGCTGTGGCCCCTGACCGGGCTTGCCGAAGTGATTGATTTGTTCGAACGGGCCATGGCAAGCACCCGTCGGATTCTGGACCTTCTGGCCGAGCCCGTGCACGTGCGTGACGAGGGTGGCAAGGCACTGGCAGAGCCGGTGAAAGGCGATGTTGAGCTGGACAAAGTAAGCTTTCACTATCCCTCCAGCGGCGCAGGAATCCAGGATATCAGCCTGACCGTGCCAGCTGGTAATACCCTTGCGCTGGTCGGCGCAACCGGTTCCGGCAAATCCACTCTGATCAAGTTGTTGCTGCGGTTCTACGATCCGAGCAACGGCCAAATCCGAATCGATGGACAACCCATTCGGGATCTCAACCTGCAATCCCTGCGCGGCGCAATTGGGCTGGTGAGTCAGGATGTTTACCTGTTCGAGGGCACCATTCGGGAAAACCTTGCCTATGGAAATCCGGCGGCGTCCGATACCGAGATCATAGATGCAGCGAAAACCGCGGAAGCCTGGTCGTTTATTGAAGCGCTGCCCGAGGGCCTGAACACACCGGTGGGTGAACGGGGCGTTCGTCTGTCCGGGGGACAGCGCCAGCGACTGTCCCTCGCCCGTGCACTGCTGAAAAATCCGCCGATACTGGTGCTTGATGAAGCCACCAGCGCGGTGGACAACGAAACAGAAGCCGCCATCCAGCGGTCACTGAAGCGTATCGGCCATAACCGGACCGTGATCATGATTGCCCATCGGCTCTCCACCATCGTTGATGCCGACTCCATCGCGGTCATCGAAGGCGGCAAAGTGCTGGAACAGGGAACTCACCGGGAGCTGCTCGACCAGGACGGCGCTTATGCCAACCAATGGCGGGTGCAGACCGGGCAAATACAGGCAGCCATTTAA
- the fhuB gene encoding Fe(3+)-hydroxamate ABC transporter permease FhuB, which produces MYAESANNPVAKPSLPARLPVAAALIWCGAFLASAAPWLGQLNPGALIAAFWTFEGSDYASVLAHYSWAPRVAIAVLIGFGLGLAGAVTQQILGNPLASPTTLGVEAGGQFGITVATMFFPGLLAFSPDLVAVSGGLLAIGLVIALTWRLGFSPVTVILAGLVVTFFLGAVNMAFLLLKGEWLGNLFIWGAGSLVQNNWQPFMELWPRVLVLGVFMVLLMRPLQIMQLGQTSARSLGAKVGLIRVLALFLVVLMSATVVSRVGVVAFIGLAAPVLARLLGARTLSERLIWSSLLGAGLLLLADTLAHWASTRGDGSLVPTGTTTALIGGPIILLALQSLKNTHHMPGQDDSPAGFLPKRRSIFLTAGGIAALLLATIVISMGWSPGLDEWSWTPTAQWHEAWVWRGPRLLAAILAGVALGLAGTLIQRMTGNPMASPEMLGISGGAAVVMVLIVLLGADIGRAGQLGAATLGAAAALGLLIMLARKHRFAGNQLLLGGLALYVFMDAGLRLVMASGGTVASQLLNWMYGSTWLVSEVEALGLLALIVLISAGLLVIIRPLSILPLGETSASSLGLPVTKVRLMLLLLAALLTASATVVIGPLSFVGLIAPHLARVLGQQTVGRQLVVAALAGGLLLGMADYLSRIVVYPNQLPAGLLAALVGGLYFLWGLSRHGRA; this is translated from the coding sequence ATGTACGCTGAGTCTGCCAACAACCCGGTCGCAAAGCCTTCTCTACCGGCAAGACTACCAGTGGCGGCAGCACTGATCTGGTGTGGCGCATTTCTCGCGAGTGCGGCACCCTGGCTTGGTCAGCTCAACCCGGGCGCTCTCATCGCCGCCTTCTGGACGTTTGAGGGCAGCGATTACGCTTCGGTACTGGCCCATTACAGCTGGGCCCCCCGGGTCGCCATTGCGGTCCTCATTGGCTTTGGTCTTGGTCTCGCCGGCGCGGTTACCCAACAGATCCTTGGTAACCCTCTCGCCTCCCCCACAACCCTGGGCGTGGAGGCAGGCGGCCAGTTCGGTATAACGGTGGCGACCATGTTCTTTCCCGGCCTGCTCGCCTTCAGTCCAGACCTTGTGGCGGTTTCCGGCGGGCTACTGGCCATCGGGCTGGTCATCGCGCTCACCTGGCGCCTGGGCTTTTCACCGGTCACCGTGATACTGGCCGGGCTTGTTGTCACCTTTTTCCTCGGCGCCGTAAACATGGCGTTCCTGTTACTCAAAGGCGAATGGCTGGGGAACTTGTTTATCTGGGGCGCGGGTTCGCTGGTCCAGAACAACTGGCAACCGTTTATGGAACTCTGGCCCCGGGTGCTGGTGCTGGGCGTATTCATGGTCCTGTTGATGCGCCCGCTGCAGATCATGCAACTGGGGCAGACCTCTGCCCGGTCCCTCGGTGCCAAGGTCGGTCTGATTCGGGTGCTGGCGCTATTTCTGGTGGTCCTGATGAGTGCTACCGTCGTCAGCCGGGTCGGTGTCGTGGCCTTTATCGGTCTTGCGGCACCGGTGCTGGCAAGGCTCCTGGGCGCTCGCACCCTCTCTGAGCGCCTGATCTGGAGCAGTCTCCTAGGCGCGGGTCTGCTGTTGCTGGCAGATACCCTCGCCCATTGGGCATCCACCCGGGGCGACGGATCGCTGGTGCCAACCGGCACGACCACCGCCCTGATCGGCGGGCCGATTATCCTGCTGGCCCTGCAGAGTTTGAAGAACACCCATCATATGCCAGGGCAGGATGACAGCCCCGCCGGTTTCCTGCCAAAGAGGCGCTCTATTTTTCTGACTGCTGGGGGCATAGCGGCTCTTCTGCTGGCCACCATTGTAATCTCCATGGGGTGGTCTCCGGGACTGGACGAATGGAGCTGGACTCCGACCGCCCAGTGGCACGAGGCGTGGGTCTGGCGCGGCCCCAGATTACTGGCCGCCATTCTTGCCGGCGTGGCCCTGGGCCTTGCGGGCACACTGATCCAACGCATGACAGGCAACCCCATGGCCAGCCCGGAGATGCTCGGCATCAGCGGCGGCGCGGCGGTGGTCATGGTTCTAATCGTGCTGCTTGGTGCCGATATTGGGCGCGCTGGACAGCTGGGCGCGGCCACCCTGGGTGCGGCAGCTGCGCTGGGGTTGCTGATTATGCTTGCCCGCAAGCACCGGTTTGCCGGCAACCAGCTCCTGCTTGGCGGGCTCGCGTTATACGTGTTCATGGACGCGGGCCTTCGCCTGGTCATGGCTTCCGGTGGCACGGTCGCCTCGCAGCTTCTCAACTGGATGTACGGGTCCACCTGGCTGGTTTCAGAAGTCGAAGCCCTGGGGCTTTTGGCACTCATTGTGCTGATTTCGGCCGGCCTTCTGGTGATTATCCGGCCCCTGAGCATTCTTCCCCTGGGAGAAACATCGGCCAGCTCACTGGGCTTGCCGGTGACGAAAGTCCGTCTGATGTTGCTTCTGTTGGCAGCGCTGCTGACCGCTTCGGCGACGGTCGTGATCGGCCCACTGAGTTTTGTGGGCCTTATTGCACCCCACCTGGCCCGTGTTCTGGGCCAGCAGACCGTTGGGCGGCAGCTCGTTGTTGCTGCCCTTGCCGGCGGTCTTCTGCTCGGCATGGCAGACTACCTGTCCAGGATTGTGGTTTACCCCAATCAGCTTCCGGCGGGACTTCTGGCAGCTCTGGTCGGTGGCCTGTATTTCCTCTGGGGGCTGAGTCGCCATGGCAGAGCCTGA
- a CDS encoding putative bifunctional diguanylate cyclase/phosphodiesterase: MAILKRNLWTLFALILLGGVLLLSAVLFFRWQGLISDEKLYQTARVELVAQSVDSILRTQELVLDVIGRELLNQDNLLSGSRQIPLLDSILAANPMLVGFGLARPDGTLVRVSTNLDLSTLPNLRTDPETRDSFLGALSSDAMVVGRTYFVDALGAWVIPIRKAIRSPSGEVVAVMTAGMRLDGRGSVFGKTLHDGDSDTVMLFRETDGYVQFMSADGIGPQQYSQIRVPMDQREINRAAFEKELGKSVEEVMQGSDSVVIRTRRQGEDYLTAAVFNARYQLWSISETRFAPLYREFLQSLLQYLLTFLVFGIVFYKGFRIIDNAEKKRRLELSYLSRHDDLTGLLNRNGLLDRLDNLVPDRKPFCLIVINIDNFKGINDRFGLETGDETLLEFGRRLAELVESRDDLARLGGDEYAIVTPNTNLDDVEKACVSLAGNLSRTFEVGRLRLQVTASIGVACFPNDGDSLSKLIRSAHLALYEAKQSRNDVCIYRSEMEMAYLRRLSVEQRLRYGLASGSLYMVYQPQVDQTGKAVGLEALVRWQDEELGFVSPAEFVEVAEKSGLMVPLGRFVLETSIREYSLFRNEVGGSVDLSINISVIQFRQPDFVETVLEVLAMHRVSPGELVLEITESLFMSDFERVLKTIERLREKGIRISMDDFGTGYSSLSLLRKLPLDELKIDKSFVDTILEDEKAANMIRSIIAIARSHNMELVAEGVEEEAQASALVEMGCRRFQGYYFSRPETLDRLKANPALAIGH, encoded by the coding sequence TTGGCAATTCTCAAACGCAATCTTTGGACACTCTTCGCTCTTATCCTCCTCGGTGGTGTGTTGCTCCTCAGTGCCGTTCTGTTCTTTCGTTGGCAGGGCCTTATTTCGGACGAGAAGCTTTACCAGACCGCCCGTGTCGAGCTGGTTGCTCAGTCTGTCGACAGTATCCTGAGAACCCAGGAGCTGGTTCTCGATGTAATTGGCCGCGAGTTGCTCAATCAGGACAACCTCCTGTCAGGTAGTCGACAGATCCCCTTGCTCGACAGCATCCTCGCCGCCAACCCCATGCTCGTGGGCTTTGGATTGGCCAGGCCGGACGGCACGCTGGTTCGTGTCAGCACCAACCTCGATCTGTCGACTCTTCCAAATCTGAGAACCGATCCCGAGACCCGTGACAGTTTCCTGGGAGCACTGTCTTCCGATGCGATGGTCGTGGGCCGGACCTATTTCGTAGACGCCCTGGGCGCGTGGGTTATACCGATCCGAAAAGCGATACGTTCCCCGAGTGGGGAAGTCGTTGCCGTCATGACAGCCGGCATGCGGCTTGATGGCCGTGGTTCGGTTTTCGGCAAGACACTGCATGACGGCGACTCTGACACCGTAATGTTGTTCCGGGAAACCGATGGCTATGTTCAGTTCATGTCGGCTGACGGCATTGGCCCGCAACAGTATTCGCAAATCCGGGTGCCGATGGACCAGAGGGAGATAAATCGGGCAGCGTTTGAAAAGGAGCTCGGCAAGAGCGTAGAGGAGGTCATGCAGGGCAGTGATTCAGTGGTTATCCGAACCCGACGCCAGGGTGAGGATTATCTGACGGCTGCTGTCTTCAACGCCCGTTACCAGTTGTGGTCCATCTCGGAAACCCGGTTCGCTCCGCTTTACCGGGAATTTCTCCAATCCCTGTTGCAGTATCTGCTGACTTTCCTGGTTTTCGGGATTGTTTTCTACAAGGGGTTCCGGATTATCGACAACGCCGAGAAGAAGCGGCGTCTGGAGCTTTCTTACCTCTCACGGCACGATGATTTGACCGGGCTGTTGAATCGCAATGGGCTGCTGGACCGCCTCGACAACCTGGTTCCGGATAGAAAACCGTTCTGCCTCATTGTGATCAACATTGATAACTTTAAAGGCATCAATGACCGGTTTGGGCTGGAGACCGGCGATGAAACCCTTCTGGAGTTCGGTCGTCGGCTCGCCGAACTGGTTGAAAGCCGGGACGATCTTGCCCGGCTCGGTGGCGACGAGTACGCCATTGTGACCCCGAACACCAATCTCGACGATGTTGAAAAAGCCTGTGTGTCGCTGGCCGGCAACCTGTCCCGCACCTTCGAGGTGGGCCGACTGAGGTTGCAGGTAACGGCGAGTATTGGTGTGGCCTGTTTTCCGAATGACGGAGATTCCCTCAGCAAGCTGATTCGAAGTGCCCATCTTGCGCTGTACGAGGCGAAGCAGAGCCGGAACGACGTCTGCATTTACCGCAGCGAGATGGAAATGGCCTATCTTCGCAGGCTGTCGGTCGAGCAGCGTCTCAGGTATGGCCTGGCATCGGGCTCACTGTACATGGTCTACCAGCCTCAGGTAGATCAGACCGGAAAAGCGGTCGGGCTGGAAGCGCTTGTTCGCTGGCAGGATGAGGAACTCGGCTTTGTTTCGCCCGCGGAATTTGTCGAGGTCGCTGAGAAAAGCGGGCTGATGGTTCCGCTCGGGCGCTTTGTGCTTGAAACCAGTATTCGGGAATACAGCCTGTTTCGTAACGAGGTCGGCGGTTCCGTGGACCTGTCTATCAACATCTCTGTTATCCAGTTTCGCCAGCCAGACTTTGTTGAAACAGTGCTTGAGGTTCTGGCAATGCACCGTGTGTCGCCTGGAGAGCTGGTTCTTGAGATCACCGAGAGCCTGTTCATGAGTGACTTTGAGAGGGTGCTGAAAACGATCGAACGATTGCGAGAGAAAGGGATACGGATCTCGATGGACGATTTCGGAACGGGTTACTCCTCGCTCAGTCTGTTGCGTAAGCTGCCGCTTGACGAGTTGAAAATCGACAAGAGCTTTGTCGACACCATTCTGGAAGACGAAAAAGCCGCGAACATGATCCGGAGTATTATTGCCATTGCCCGGAGCCATAATATGGAGCTGGTTGCCGAGGGTGTTGAAGAGGAGGCCCAGGCCAGCGCCCTGGTCGAGATGGGCTGTCGACGTTTTCAGGGTTATTACTTCAGTCGTCCGGAGACCCTGGACAGACTGAAAGCGAACCCGGCTCTCGCCATCGGGCATTGA
- a CDS encoding tellurite resistance TerB family protein: MNVMSVLNQVMKQAQGGQSQGSGMDVNKMMNSLGSQLKGSQGSGSGIDVKSLLGGGALGMMLGSKRGRKMGGKALKYGALAGVGVLAWKAYQNYQTNSQSPAQPALAQQGQPLEQLQGQAQEQRGLEILQAMIMAARADGHIDANERALLTQEIEKLGPDDELHAWIQQQFDAPLDATALARNADSPQASREIYIVSAVMIDEQNPMERAWLDQLASALQLDPGLARELEQQIRSATAG, encoded by the coding sequence ATGAACGTGATGTCTGTACTGAACCAGGTAATGAAGCAGGCTCAGGGTGGCCAGTCCCAGGGCAGTGGCATGGACGTCAACAAAATGATGAACAGCCTTGGCAGTCAACTCAAGGGCAGCCAGGGATCCGGTTCAGGCATCGACGTAAAGAGCCTGCTGGGCGGCGGAGCCCTCGGCATGATGCTGGGTTCCAAGCGCGGCCGAAAGATGGGCGGCAAAGCCCTCAAATACGGTGCCCTTGCAGGCGTGGGTGTCCTTGCCTGGAAAGCCTATCAGAACTATCAGACCAACAGTCAGAGCCCGGCGCAACCGGCATTGGCACAGCAGGGCCAGCCACTGGAGCAACTGCAGGGCCAGGCGCAGGAACAACGGGGACTTGAAATACTCCAGGCCATGATCATGGCAGCCCGCGCTGACGGCCACATAGACGCCAACGAACGCGCGCTGCTTACCCAGGAGATTGAAAAACTGGGGCCAGATGACGAACTTCACGCCTGGATTCAGCAGCAGTTCGACGCCCCGCTGGACGCCACTGCCCTGGCACGCAATGCCGACTCGCCCCAGGCCAGCCGGGAAATCTACATCGTCAGCGCGGTCATGATCGACGAACAGAACCCCATGGAGCGGGCCTGGCTGGATCAACTCGCCAGCGCCCTCCAGCTCGACCCGGGTCTTGCCAGGGAACTGGAACAACAGATCCGGAGCGCAACAGCGGGGTAG
- a CDS encoding ABC transporter substrate-binding protein: MFTRSERSWRYGAALLLSLLPVFAGAASWQHEQGTLTLNKTPERVIALNWAATEALLLLGVTPIGVADRDGYNVWVREPELPEGVANIGTRVAPSLEAIAELKPDLIVTSSEMAPAANLLERIAPTYVVSVYKQGSRPFEKASGMLTTLGEMLNREERAKAVLNDIDQTLQTQRRRLENAGLTERPVALVNFLDVRHVRVYAPNGLFQSALDALGLENAWPHTGNYWGFSVVGLEAIAPYQDSRIVVISPTLPGLSDTLANSPFWTYLPPVQRNQVYQIDPVWPFGGVFPVKRLATLLAEGLLAGGSDNVR, translated from the coding sequence ATGTTCACTAGGTCTGAACGCTCCTGGCGATACGGCGCGGCGCTGCTGCTGAGTCTGCTGCCGGTCTTTGCCGGCGCTGCAAGCTGGCAGCACGAACAGGGCACCCTGACCCTGAACAAGACTCCGGAACGGGTGATCGCTCTCAACTGGGCCGCCACCGAGGCGCTCTTGTTACTCGGTGTCACGCCCATCGGCGTTGCCGATCGGGATGGCTATAACGTCTGGGTCAGGGAACCGGAACTGCCAGAGGGGGTCGCCAACATCGGCACCCGCGTGGCGCCAAGTCTGGAAGCCATTGCCGAGCTCAAACCGGATTTGATCGTCACCAGCTCCGAGATGGCGCCCGCAGCCAACCTGTTAGAGCGCATTGCGCCCACCTATGTTGTCAGCGTTTACAAGCAGGGCTCCCGACCGTTCGAAAAGGCCAGCGGTATGCTTACAACTCTCGGTGAGATGCTGAACCGGGAGGAACGCGCAAAGGCAGTTCTTAACGACATTGACCAGACACTTCAGACCCAACGCCGTCGTCTTGAAAATGCCGGCCTCACCGAACGACCGGTAGCACTCGTAAACTTTCTGGACGTCCGCCACGTTCGCGTATACGCACCCAACGGCCTTTTCCAGAGTGCCCTGGACGCCCTTGGCCTTGAGAACGCCTGGCCCCATACCGGGAATTACTGGGGGTTCTCGGTCGTCGGGCTTGAGGCAATTGCGCCCTATCAGGACAGCCGGATTGTGGTGATTTCTCCGACCCTGCCCGGGTTGTCTGACACCCTGGCCAACAGCCCTTTCTGGACTTATCTGCCACCGGTCCAACGCAATCAGGTGTACCAGATTGATCCGGTCTGGCCGTTTGGCGGGGTATTCCCGGTCAAGCGACTGGCGACACTACTCGCCGAAGGCCTGCTGGCAGGAGGATCAGACAATGTACGCTGA
- a CDS encoding zinc ribbon domain-containing protein YjdM, with amino-acid sequence MSQLPPCPQCSSEYTYEDGVQLVCPECGHEWSEAEAAAADAAKMIRDANGNELQDGDTVTVIKDLKVKGSSSVVKVGTKVKNIRLVDGDHDIDCKIDGIGAMKLKSEFVKKA; translated from the coding sequence ATGTCGCAGCTTCCGCCATGCCCGCAGTGCAGTTCCGAGTACACCTATGAGGACGGCGTTCAACTGGTTTGTCCCGAATGCGGGCATGAGTGGTCTGAGGCGGAGGCTGCGGCGGCTGACGCCGCGAAGATGATTCGCGACGCCAACGGCAATGAGCTTCAGGATGGTGATACGGTTACGGTCATCAAGGATCTGAAGGTTAAGGGCTCCAGTTCCGTGGTTAAAGTTGGCACCAAGGTGAAGAATATCCGCCTGGTAGACGGCGATCATGATATCGACTGCAAGATCGACGGTATTGGTGCCATGAAACTGAAATCGGAGTTCGTCAAGAAAGCCTGA